The Mangrovimonas cancribranchiae nucleotide sequence TGCTGCTACAAATAAAGATTTAAAAAAAGAAATTGAAGATGGTAAGTTTCGTGAAGATTTATACCACCGTTTAGCCGTTATTTTAATTAAAGTTCCCGCTTTAAATGATAGGCGAAATGATATTCCATTACTTATCGATTTCTTTTCAAGTAAAATAGCTTCAGAACAAGGAACGAGCAAAAAATCGTTTTCTAAAAAAGCCATCAAATTATTACAGGAGTACGATTGGACTGGAAATATACGCGAGCTGCGTAATGTTGTCGAGCGTTTAATTATTCTAGGTGAGAAAGAGGTAAGCGAGAGCGACGTTAAATTATTTGCTTCTAAATAACTAAATATTATGAAGAAAAATATCAATATAAACGATTTTAAAGTCACCAAACCTATTCATTTAAAAGATATTTCTACAACCTATGATTTAGATGCCGATAAAGACAAGATTGAAGATGAGATGGAAGAGGTTTGCGAAGATCTTGCAGACATACAAAATGCTATGTATGCGCACGGTAAATATGCTGTATTAATTTGTATTCAAGGTACCGATACGGCAGGAAAAGATAGTATGATTCGGGAAGTTTTTAAAGAATTAAATGCGCGAGGTGTTATGGTGCATAGTTTTAAAACACCTACTAAATTAGAGTTAAAACATGATTATTTATGGCGTCATTATTTAGCATTGCCAGCCCGTGGTAAATTTGGTGTTTTTAACAGAACGCATTACGAAAATGTTTTGGTAACTAGAGTGCACCCAGAATATATTTTAAACGAAAATATACCAGGAATAAATAGCGTGGAAGATGTTAATGACGCTTTTTGGCATAAAAGATTTGAGCAAATAAATAACTTTGAACAGCATATTGCCGATAACGGAACAATTATCTTCAAGTTTTTCCTTCACTTGTCTAAAGAAGAGCAAAGAAATAGATTGTTACGTCGTTTAGAAAAACCTTCAAAAAATTGGAAATTCTCTCCAGGAGATTTAGACGAACGTGAACTTTGGGATAGCTATCAAGAGTGTTTTGAAGATGCTATTAACAGAACATCAAAACCTCATGCGCCTTGGTACACAATTCCTTCAGATGATAAACCAACAGCACGTTATATTGTGGCAAAAATACTTTACGATACCTTAAAAACCTATAAAGATATTAAAGAGCCAGAATTAGAGCCCGAAGTTATGGCTAATTTAGAAGCTTATAAAAAACAATTAGAAAGTGAATAATTTTATCCCGCATACGCGGGATTTTTTATGCTTTCTTTTACAAAATCACTTTATAGAAATAGTATATTAGTCACAAAATTTAACACTATGAGATTACGTTTACTGGTAGTAGCCTTATTATGTTCAACAACATTCTACTCTCAAACCGATGAGGGTGTTTTAAAAAATATTTATAAAACATCACTTACCAACGGAAAAAGTTATGAGTGGTTAGATTACTTATCCAACCAAATAGGAGGGCGATTATCTGGTTCGGTAAATGCCGAATTAGCTGTAGAATGGGGTGAAAAAGAACTTAAGGAATTAGGTTTAGATAAAGTATGGTTACAACCTGTTATGGTGCCAAAATGGATAAGAGGTGCCAAGGAATATGCCTATGTAAAATCAAGCTCAGGAAAAACAACAAGTGTTAATATTTGTGCTTTAGGAGGTTCGGTTGCCACAAACCCATTAGGTATAGAATCAGAGGTTGTTGAGGTGCATAACTTCGAAGAATTAGAGCAATTAGGACGTAATAAAGTTGAAGGGAAAATCGTGTTTTTTAACCGTCCAATGCAGGCCGATTTAATACAAACCTTTCAAGCCTATGGCGGTTGTGTTAACCAACGTTATAAAGGTGCTGTTGAAGCAGCAAAATATGGTGCTGTGGGTGTTATTGTGCGTTCTATGAATTTACGATTAGACGATTTGCCACACACTGGAAGCATGACCTACGATGATTTACCAAACTCTAAGCGAATTCCTTCGGCAGCAATAAGTACCAACGATGCCGAACTTTTAAGTAGTATGCTAAAATTAGATAGCTCTTTAAAGTTTTATTTCAAGCAAAACTGTCAACAGTTACCAGATGTTAAGTCTTACAATGTAATAGGAGAAATTACGGGTAGCGAATTTCCTAATGAATATATTATAGTTGGTGGCCATCTAGATTCCTGGGATTTAGGCGATGGCTCACACGATGATGGTGCGGGTATTGTTCAATCTATGGAAGTCTTACGTTTATTTAAAGAAACAGGAATAACACCTAAACGAAGCATTCGTGTAGTGATGTTTATGAACGAAGAAAACGGGTTGCGTGGTGCCACAAAATATGCCAAGGTTGCTAAACAAAATGGTGAAAATCATATTTTTTCATTAGAAAGTGATGCTGGAGGTTTTACCCCAAGAGGATTTAGTTTTGATTGTAGCGATGCTGTTTTTTCAAAAATAGAAGGTTGGAAACCTTTATTTAAACCGTATTTAATTCATTATTTTGAACAAGGTGGTAGTGGTGCCGATGTAGGGCCATTAAAAACCAAAACCAATGTTGTGGCTGGTTTACGTCCAGATTCGCAACGGTATTTCGATCATCATCATGCTGCCAACGATACCTTTGATGCTGTGAATAAACGCGAGCTGGAATTAGGAGCTGCCACCATGACATCTCTAGTATACTTATTTGATAAATATGGAATTGCACCAATTTCTAATAAAAATGAATTAAAAGATTAATGAGACATATCCTTTTATTTTTAGCTTTTATACTTGTTAGTACTATGCAAGCACAAAACAATACATTACCATATTATGAAGTTCCTGAAGCTCCAAAAACCTATACAGCTGGTACTGTTGTAGCTAGACAGATTGACGGTTTGGGTTTTCGGTTTTATTGGGCAACAGATAGTTTGAATGATAACGACTTACTGTATAAACCAAATGAAGAAGCAAAAACTGTTGCAGAAACTATAGAACATATTTTTAGTTTATCTCAAGTTATTTTAAGTGCTGCATTACAGAAACCTGTAAATAAAACTGATGCCTCCAATATGAGTGCTCAAGATATTAGAAAGGAAGTGCTGTTTAATTTAAAACAAGCTGCCGATATTTTGAGTAAAGCAGATGATTTAACGCAATTTAATATTGATTTTGGAGCAGGAAAAACCTATCCGTTTTGGAATGCAATTAATGGCCCAATAGCAGATGCCATTTGGCATTCAGGACAAATAGCATCGTTTAGAAGAACCTCTGGAAATCCCATTAATTCTAAAATCAATCATTTTACTGGAACTATTAGAGATTAGCTTACAGCTTAAAATTCCAATTCAATTTGATTTTTTATTAAATCCTCCATCGTTTCTCGTTTTCTAATTAATTTAGCTTCACTGTTATGCCATAATACTTCGGCAGGACGATATCGTGAATTGTAGTTTGATGTCATGGAGTAGCAATAAGCACCCGCATTTTTAAACGCTAAAACATCATCTTCAGAAATTTCATTTATACGCCTATTATTGGCGAATGTATCGGTTTCGCAAATATAACCTACAACCGAATAGAAACGCTCGCGCCCTTTTGGGTTTGATATATTTATAATCTCGTGTTGTGCGCCATATAGCATAGGTCTAATAAGATGATTAAAACCTGAATCAATTTGTGCAAAAACTGTTGAGGTAGTTTGTTTGACAACATTTACCTTGGTTAAAAAATATCCCGCTTCACTGACTAAAAACTTACCGGGCTCAAAAGCGAGAGTAAGCTCTTTACCATACTCTTTACAAAACTGATTAAAGCGTTTCGTAAGTTTTTTACCAAATTCTTCAATATTAGTTTCTATGTCGCCTTCTTTGTAAGGTACTTTAAAACCAGAACCAAAATCCAAAAACTCTAAATCATTAAAATGCTTAGCGGTATCAAATAAAATTTCACTAGCGTAAAGAAAGACGTCAATATCTAAAATATCACTTCCCGTGTGCATATGAATACCGTTAATAGTCATTTGTGTGTTTTCTACAATACGAAGAATGTGCGGAATTTGATGAATAGAAATACCAAATTTACTATCAATATGCCCAACCGATATATTGGTGTTTCCTCCAGCCATAACATGCGGGTTTATACGAATACAAACCGGAATGTTAGGGTATTTTGTGCCAAATTGTTCTAGAATAGATAAGTTATCAATATTAATTTGTACACCTAATTTAGCCGCTGTTTCTATTTCTTCTAAAGAAACGCCATTAGGGGTATAGATGATGTTTTCGGGTAAAACACCAGCCATTAATCCTAACTTTACTTCTTGAATAGATACCGTATCTAATCCAGATCCAAGTCCTTTTAAAAGCTTTAAAACAGAAATGTTAGACAATGCCTTAACTGCATAATTAATTCTTAAATTCTTTACCTTACTAAAAGCTTGAGTTAGCCTATTAAATTGCGATATGATTTTTTCGGAATCATAAACATAGACAGGGCTTCCAAATTCTTGAGCTATATGCAGTAGTTGTTTTTCTAACATGGTTTTTAAGCAATTTTCGCCAAAGGTATTTTATTACTTGTAATTAGAAATTAATTCATAAAAATATCACACAATTTAAACATGTTGTTAATTATTTAACACTCAAGAAAGAATCTATTCTAGAAGAAGGGTTTTCGTAATTAAAATATTAGGGTAAGTTATTGCGATTAATTACATTTGTGGCTCTTAAACTTTATAGCGAATTATGAATTTACACGAATATCAAGGAAAAGAATTATTAAGCAGTTTTGGTGTACGAATCCAACGCGGATTAGTCGCTCAAAATGCAGAGGAAGCAGTTGCAAATGCTAAACAGCTAACCGAAGAAACAGGAACAGGTTGGCACGTTATAAAAGCCCAAGTTCATGCTGGTGGGCGAGGTAAAGGTGGCGGTGTTAAACTGGCTAAAAACCTAGACGAAGTTAAAGATATAGCAGGTCAAATTATAGGCATGGATTTAGTAACGCCTCAAACTTCTGCCGAAGGTAAACGTGTACACCAAGTATTAGTCGCAGAAGATGTATATTATCCAGGTGACTCTGAGCCAAGCGAGTTTTACATGTCGGTGCTTTTAAACAGAAGCAATGGTCGTAACATGATTATGTATTCTACCGAAGGTGGAATGGATATAGAAGAAGTTGCTGAGAAAACACCACATTTAATCTTTACAGAAGAAATAGATCCTGCTACAGGAATTTTACCATTTCAAGCACGTCGTGTAGCCTTTAACTTAGGGTTAAGCGGTATGGCGTTTAAAGAAATGACAAAATTTGTAACGGCTCTATATACAGCTTACGATAAATCTGACGCCTCGTTATTTGAAATTAACCCAGTGTTAAAAACTAGCGATGATAAAATTATGGCTGTAGATGCTAAAGTAACGTTAGATGACAATGCTTTATACAGACATAAAGATTTAGCCGAATTACGTGATTTACGAGAGGAAAGCCCAATAGAAGTAGAAGCAGGAGAATTAGGCCTAAACTATGTAG carries:
- a CDS encoding PPK2 family polyphosphate kinase codes for the protein MKKNININDFKVTKPIHLKDISTTYDLDADKDKIEDEMEEVCEDLADIQNAMYAHGKYAVLICIQGTDTAGKDSMIREVFKELNARGVMVHSFKTPTKLELKHDYLWRHYLALPARGKFGVFNRTHYENVLVTRVHPEYILNENIPGINSVEDVNDAFWHKRFEQINNFEQHIADNGTIIFKFFLHLSKEEQRNRLLRRLEKPSKNWKFSPGDLDERELWDSYQECFEDAINRTSKPHAPWYTIPSDDKPTARYIVAKILYDTLKTYKDIKEPELEPEVMANLEAYKKQLESE
- a CDS encoding M20/M25/M40 family metallo-hydrolase; the protein is MRLRLLVVALLCSTTFYSQTDEGVLKNIYKTSLTNGKSYEWLDYLSNQIGGRLSGSVNAELAVEWGEKELKELGLDKVWLQPVMVPKWIRGAKEYAYVKSSSGKTTSVNICALGGSVATNPLGIESEVVEVHNFEELEQLGRNKVEGKIVFFNRPMQADLIQTFQAYGGCVNQRYKGAVEAAKYGAVGVIVRSMNLRLDDLPHTGSMTYDDLPNSKRIPSAAISTNDAELLSSMLKLDSSLKFYFKQNCQQLPDVKSYNVIGEITGSEFPNEYIIVGGHLDSWDLGDGSHDDGAGIVQSMEVLRLFKETGITPKRSIRVVMFMNEENGLRGATKYAKVAKQNGENHIFSLESDAGGFTPRGFSFDCSDAVFSKIEGWKPLFKPYLIHYFEQGGSGADVGPLKTKTNVVAGLRPDSQRYFDHHHAANDTFDAVNKRELELGAATMTSLVYLFDKYGIAPISNKNELKD
- the lysA gene encoding diaminopimelate decarboxylase; its protein translation is MLEKQLLHIAQEFGSPVYVYDSEKIISQFNRLTQAFSKVKNLRINYAVKALSNISVLKLLKGLGSGLDTVSIQEVKLGLMAGVLPENIIYTPNGVSLEEIETAAKLGVQINIDNLSILEQFGTKYPNIPVCIRINPHVMAGGNTNISVGHIDSKFGISIHQIPHILRIVENTQMTINGIHMHTGSDILDIDVFLYASEILFDTAKHFNDLEFLDFGSGFKVPYKEGDIETNIEEFGKKLTKRFNQFCKEYGKELTLAFEPGKFLVSEAGYFLTKVNVVKQTTSTVFAQIDSGFNHLIRPMLYGAQHEIINISNPKGRERFYSVVGYICETDTFANNRRINEISEDDVLAFKNAGAYCYSMTSNYNSRYRPAEVLWHNSEAKLIRKRETMEDLIKNQIELEF
- the sucC gene encoding ADP-forming succinate--CoA ligase subunit beta; translated protein: MNLHEYQGKELLSSFGVRIQRGLVAQNAEEAVANAKQLTEETGTGWHVIKAQVHAGGRGKGGGVKLAKNLDEVKDIAGQIIGMDLVTPQTSAEGKRVHQVLVAEDVYYPGDSEPSEFYMSVLLNRSNGRNMIMYSTEGGMDIEEVAEKTPHLIFTEEIDPATGILPFQARRVAFNLGLSGMAFKEMTKFVTALYTAYDKSDASLFEINPVLKTSDDKIMAVDAKVTLDDNALYRHKDLAELRDLREESPIEVEAGELGLNYVDLDGNVGCMVNGAGLAMATMDLIKQAGGEPANFLDVGGTADAARVEAAFRIILKDPNVKAILINIFGGIVRCDRVAQGVVDAYKNMGDAIQVPIIVRLQGTNADIAKELIDNSGLDVLSATEFQEAADKVQQVLS